Proteins encoded by one window of Salmo trutta chromosome 17, fSalTru1.1, whole genome shotgun sequence:
- the LOC115151614 gene encoding ELAV-like protein 1 isoform X2, which yields MAVRRGHIRYLKVCEVQSCQGDNRESQQHVSKGSINMKQEAYDNGYDEHMEDEPKDAKTNLIVNYLPQNMSQDELRSLFSSIGEVESAKLIRDKVAGHSLGYGFVNYVNASDAERAINTLNGLRLQSKTIKVSFARPSSDGIKDANLYISGLPKTMTQKDVEDMFTRYGRIINSRVLVDQASGLSRGVAFIRFDKRAEAEDAIKDLNGQKPPGASEPITVKFAASPNQAKNSQLINQLYHNQGRRFGGPVHHQAQRFRFSPMSVDHMSGMSTVSAQGNSTAGWCIFIYNLGQDADEGILWQMFGPFGAVTNVKVIRDFNTNKCKGFGFVTMTNYEEAAMAIASLNGYRIGDKILQVSFKTSKGGHK from the exons ATGGCAGTCAGAAGGGGACACATCAGATACCTCAAA gtgtgtgaggtacagagtTGTCAGGGTGACAATAGGGAGTCACAACAGCATGTCAGTAAGGGTTCAATTAACATGAAG CAAGAAGCTTATGATAATGGTTACGACGAACACATGGAAGATGAGCCCAAAGATGCCAAAACCAACCTTATTGTCAATTACCTGCCCCAGAACATGAGTCAGGACGAGTTGCGGAGTCTCTTCAGCAGCATCGGCGAGGTGGAGTCTGCCAAACTCATCCGCGATAAAGTGGCAG GCCACAGTTTAGGGTACGGATTTGTTAACTATGTTAACGCTAGTGATGCAGAAAGGGCTATCAATACCCTCAATGGGCTGAGACTACAGTCTAAAACTATCAAG GTGTCCTTTGCCAGGCCGAGCTCTGACGGTATTAAGGATGCCAATCTTTACATTAGTGGGCTGCCCAAGACCATGACACAGAAAGACGTGGAGGATATGTTCACACGCTATGGCCGCATCATCAACTCACGTGTCTTGGTGGATCAGGCCTCTG GCCTGTCCAGGGGTGTGGCCTTTATCCGCTTTGACAAACGGGCCGAGGCGGAGGACGCTATCAAAGACCTGAACGGGCAGAAACCCCCGGGTGCCTCGGAGCCTATCACAGTGAAGTTTGCTGCCAGCCCCAACCAGGCCAAGAACTCCCAGCTCATCAACCAGCTCTACCACAACCAGGGCCGGCGCTTTGGAGGTCCAGTACACCACCAGGCCCAGAGATTCAG GTTCTCTCCAATGAGTGTGGACCACATGAGTGGCATGTCTACGGTTAGCGCTCAGGGGAACTCCACTGCTGGATGGTGTATCTTCATCTACAACCTGGGCCAGGACGCTGACGAAGGCATCCTGTGGCAGATGTTCGGGCCGTTCGGAGCCGTCACCAACGTCAAGGTCATCCGAGACTTCAACACCAACAAGTGCAAAGGCTTCGGCTTCGTCACCATGACCAACTACGAGGAGGCCGCCATGGCCATCGCCAGCCTCAACGGTTACCGCATTGGAGACAAGATCCTGCAGGTTTCCTTCAAAACCAGCAAGGGGGGTCACAAGTAA
- the LOC115151614 gene encoding ELAV-like protein 1 isoform X3 has protein sequence MTQKDVEDMFTRYGRIINSRVLVDQASGLSRGVAFIRFDKRAEAEDAIKDLNGQKPPGASEPITVKFAASPNQAKNSQLINQLYHNQGRRFGGPVHHQAQRFRFSPMSVDHMSGMSTVSAQGNSTAGWCIFIYNLGQDADEGILWQMFGPFGAVTNVKVIRDFNTNKCKGFGFVTMTNYEEAAMAIASLNGYRIGDKILQVSFKTSKGGHK, from the exons ATGACACAGAAAGACGTGGAGGATATGTTCACACGCTATGGCCGCATCATCAACTCACGTGTCTTGGTGGATCAGGCCTCTG GCCTGTCCAGGGGTGTGGCCTTTATCCGCTTTGACAAACGGGCCGAGGCGGAGGACGCTATCAAAGACCTGAACGGGCAGAAACCCCCGGGTGCCTCGGAGCCTATCACAGTGAAGTTTGCTGCCAGCCCCAACCAGGCCAAGAACTCCCAGCTCATCAACCAGCTCTACCACAACCAGGGCCGGCGCTTTGGAGGTCCAGTACACCACCAGGCCCAGAGATTCAG GTTCTCTCCAATGAGTGTGGACCACATGAGTGGCATGTCTACGGTTAGCGCTCAGGGGAACTCCACTGCTGGATGGTGTATCTTCATCTACAACCTGGGCCAGGACGCTGACGAAGGCATCCTGTGGCAGATGTTCGGGCCGTTCGGAGCCGTCACCAACGTCAAGGTCATCCGAGACTTCAACACCAACAAGTGCAAAGGCTTCGGCTTCGTCACCATGACCAACTACGAGGAGGCCGCCATGGCCATCGCCAGCCTCAACGGTTACCGCATTGGAGACAAGATCCTGCAGGTTTCCTTCAAAACCAGCAAGGGGGGTCACAAGTAA
- the LOC115151614 gene encoding ELAV-like protein 1 isoform X1 has protein sequence MAVRRGHIRYLKVCEVQSCQGDNRESQQHVSKGSINMKQEAYDNGYDEHMEDEPKDAKTNLIVNYLPQNMSQDELRSLFSSIGEVESAKLIRDKVAGNPYHKNQSHSLGYGFVNYVNASDAERAINTLNGLRLQSKTIKVSFARPSSDGIKDANLYISGLPKTMTQKDVEDMFTRYGRIINSRVLVDQASGLSRGVAFIRFDKRAEAEDAIKDLNGQKPPGASEPITVKFAASPNQAKNSQLINQLYHNQGRRFGGPVHHQAQRFRFSPMSVDHMSGMSTVSAQGNSTAGWCIFIYNLGQDADEGILWQMFGPFGAVTNVKVIRDFNTNKCKGFGFVTMTNYEEAAMAIASLNGYRIGDKILQVSFKTSKGGHK, from the exons ATGGCAGTCAGAAGGGGACACATCAGATACCTCAAA gtgtgtgaggtacagagtTGTCAGGGTGACAATAGGGAGTCACAACAGCATGTCAGTAAGGGTTCAATTAACATGAAG CAAGAAGCTTATGATAATGGTTACGACGAACACATGGAAGATGAGCCCAAAGATGCCAAAACCAACCTTATTGTCAATTACCTGCCCCAGAACATGAGTCAGGACGAGTTGCGGAGTCTCTTCAGCAGCATCGGCGAGGTGGAGTCTGCCAAACTCATCCGCGATAAAGTGGCAGGTAATCCCTATCACAAAAACCAGA GCCACAGTTTAGGGTACGGATTTGTTAACTATGTTAACGCTAGTGATGCAGAAAGGGCTATCAATACCCTCAATGGGCTGAGACTACAGTCTAAAACTATCAAG GTGTCCTTTGCCAGGCCGAGCTCTGACGGTATTAAGGATGCCAATCTTTACATTAGTGGGCTGCCCAAGACCATGACACAGAAAGACGTGGAGGATATGTTCACACGCTATGGCCGCATCATCAACTCACGTGTCTTGGTGGATCAGGCCTCTG GCCTGTCCAGGGGTGTGGCCTTTATCCGCTTTGACAAACGGGCCGAGGCGGAGGACGCTATCAAAGACCTGAACGGGCAGAAACCCCCGGGTGCCTCGGAGCCTATCACAGTGAAGTTTGCTGCCAGCCCCAACCAGGCCAAGAACTCCCAGCTCATCAACCAGCTCTACCACAACCAGGGCCGGCGCTTTGGAGGTCCAGTACACCACCAGGCCCAGAGATTCAG GTTCTCTCCAATGAGTGTGGACCACATGAGTGGCATGTCTACGGTTAGCGCTCAGGGGAACTCCACTGCTGGATGGTGTATCTTCATCTACAACCTGGGCCAGGACGCTGACGAAGGCATCCTGTGGCAGATGTTCGGGCCGTTCGGAGCCGTCACCAACGTCAAGGTCATCCGAGACTTCAACACCAACAAGTGCAAAGGCTTCGGCTTCGTCACCATGACCAACTACGAGGAGGCCGCCATGGCCATCGCCAGCCTCAACGGTTACCGCATTGGAGACAAGATCCTGCAGGTTTCCTTCAAAACCAGCAAGGGGGGTCACAAGTAA